From one Variovorax sp. PBL-H6 genomic stretch:
- the lnt gene encoding apolipoprotein N-acyltransferase, which translates to MKTPVRPLGFAFAGLAQAASIAAPWNGQPLWWLQLLSLAALVWQLDALPDRTGPRRAWRSAVFYGWVFSTAWLCGTFWWLFVSMHTYGGLAAPLAAMAVLALSAALSLYYAAAAAVYVAFAPVHRVGAVLLFAAAWTLAELLRNSLFTGFPWGAGGYAHVDGPLTAYAPWLGAYGVGAVAAAIAALAAAALRATRAGARMRELGAALILLAAPALFTAVRGAPDDAALSRGRIDVALLQGNIPQDEKFIPSGGIATALQWYGEQLQRATEPLVITPETALPLLPSQLPPGYLDAIAAHYTAGSQTAIVGLPLGDGRVYTNSVLAFGPGRSAPYRYDKHHLVPFGEFVPGLFRWFTDLMNIPLGDFQSGGLAQPPLDWQGQRIAPNICYEDLFGDEIGANFRHEASAPTILLNVSNIAWFGDTVAIDQHLAISRMRALEFQRPMVRATNTGATAVIDHRGRVTHALPRLTRGVLVASVEGRAGLTPYAWWVSRLGLWPLWGLAIVVVAAVPFFTRKRASRAVAPG; encoded by the coding sequence TTGAAAACGCCGGTGCGCCCGCTGGGCTTCGCATTCGCAGGTCTCGCGCAGGCCGCGTCCATCGCGGCTCCCTGGAACGGCCAGCCATTGTGGTGGCTGCAACTGCTTTCCCTGGCCGCGCTGGTCTGGCAGCTCGATGCGCTGCCGGATCGCACCGGGCCGCGACGCGCGTGGCGCAGTGCGGTGTTCTACGGCTGGGTGTTCTCGACCGCCTGGCTGTGCGGCACCTTCTGGTGGCTCTTCGTCTCGATGCACACCTACGGCGGACTCGCTGCGCCGCTGGCCGCGATGGCCGTGCTGGCGCTGTCCGCGGCCCTGTCGCTGTACTACGCCGCTGCCGCGGCCGTCTATGTCGCGTTCGCGCCGGTCCATCGCGTGGGCGCCGTGCTCCTGTTCGCTGCTGCCTGGACTTTGGCTGAGCTGCTGCGCAACAGCTTGTTCACAGGTTTTCCTTGGGGGGCCGGCGGGTACGCCCACGTCGATGGTCCGCTCACGGCTTATGCGCCCTGGCTGGGCGCATATGGCGTCGGCGCCGTCGCGGCCGCCATCGCGGCGCTCGCAGCAGCCGCGTTGCGCGCCACGCGAGCCGGCGCGCGGATGCGTGAACTCGGCGCCGCCCTGATCCTCCTGGCCGCGCCGGCGCTGTTCACCGCGGTGCGGGGCGCACCCGACGACGCGGCGCTTTCGCGTGGCCGCATCGACGTGGCGCTGCTGCAAGGCAATATCCCGCAAGACGAGAAGTTCATCCCCAGTGGCGGCATCGCCACTGCGCTGCAGTGGTACGGCGAACAACTGCAGCGCGCCACCGAGCCGCTGGTGATCACGCCCGAAACCGCGCTGCCCCTTCTGCCGTCGCAACTGCCGCCCGGCTATCTCGATGCCATCGCGGCGCACTACACGGCCGGCTCGCAGACCGCGATCGTGGGCCTGCCGCTGGGCGATGGCCGCGTCTACACCAACTCGGTGCTGGCCTTCGGCCCCGGGCGCAGCGCGCCTTACCGCTACGACAAGCACCACCTCGTGCCTTTCGGCGAGTTCGTGCCGGGCCTGTTCCGCTGGTTCACCGACCTGATGAACATCCCGCTCGGCGACTTCCAGAGCGGCGGGCTCGCGCAGCCGCCGCTGGACTGGCAGGGCCAGCGCATCGCCCCCAACATCTGCTACGAAGACCTGTTCGGCGACGAGATCGGCGCCAACTTCCGCCACGAGGCGAGCGCGCCCACGATCCTGCTCAACGTGAGCAACATTGCCTGGTTCGGCGATACGGTGGCGATCGACCAGCACCTGGCCATCTCGCGCATGCGTGCGCTCGAATTCCAGCGGCCGATGGTGCGTGCCACCAACACGGGAGCGACCGCGGTCATCGATCACCGCGGCCGCGTCACGCACGCACTGCCGCGTCTCACGCGTGGCGTGCTGGTCGCGTCGGTCGAAGGTCGCGCAGGGCTCACGCCCTATGCGTGGTGGGTCTCGCGCTTGGGGCTGTGGCCGTTGTGGGGCCTGGCGATCGTGGTCGTGGCGGCTGTGCCCTTCTTCACGCGGAAACGTGCCAGTCGCGCAGTTGCCCCGGGTTGA
- a CDS encoding alpha-amylase family glycosyl hydrolase produces the protein MKPARFELEQMHLSPQDASPQDASVPWWRHALIYQIYPLSFQDSDGDGKGDLPGIAARLDHLSWLGVDAVWLGPVHPSPMKDFGYDIEDFTGIDPVFGTLVDFERLLALLHARGIRLILDFVPNHTSDRHPWFQASRASRSDARRDWYVWADPAPDGGPPNNWLSRFGGSAWAWDEATGQYYYHAFLKEQPDLNWRNPDVRAAMCEVMRTWLRRGVDGFRIDAAAVLAEDRYLRNDPPNPEADKAPPPERYKRVYTNYRPEVLDWLAELRQAVEPFGDRVLLGEVDTSGDRIADFYGSAERPILHLPLNYGLLDAPWEADGVRRMLEDYLELVLAQGWPNWVIGGHDKKRMHDLRGPEHLRVVAMMLLTLPGTSILYAGEEIGMRGAHVEQPHDPFELLVPGWGLDRDPQRSPMQWDATANAGFTRGQPWLPAAEGFEHCNVAAQREDAGSLLTLYRELIRLRRSDAALREGAFEHPFAAGTVLGYTRRHRNRCLLVLLNLGGTRQMVRRPDGCRANVLLATTQAPQHAAALDGTVPCEAHQGLIITLA, from the coding sequence ATGAAACCCGCCCGATTCGAACTCGAGCAGATGCACCTTTCGCCGCAGGACGCTTCGCCGCAGGACGCTTCGGTGCCATGGTGGCGCCATGCGCTGATCTATCAGATCTACCCGCTCTCCTTCCAGGACAGCGACGGCGACGGCAAGGGTGATCTGCCGGGCATCGCCGCGCGGCTGGACCATCTTTCATGGCTCGGGGTGGACGCGGTATGGCTCGGCCCCGTCCATCCCTCGCCGATGAAGGACTTCGGCTATGACATCGAGGATTTCACCGGCATCGACCCGGTCTTTGGCACGCTGGTCGACTTCGAGCGCCTGCTGGCCCTGCTCCATGCGCGTGGAATCCGGCTCATCCTCGACTTCGTGCCCAACCACACTTCGGACCGGCACCCCTGGTTCCAGGCTTCGCGCGCTTCGCGTTCCGACGCCAGGCGCGACTGGTACGTCTGGGCCGACCCTGCGCCCGACGGAGGGCCGCCGAACAACTGGCTCAGCCGCTTCGGAGGCAGCGCGTGGGCCTGGGACGAAGCGACGGGCCAGTACTACTATCACGCCTTCCTGAAGGAGCAGCCCGACCTCAACTGGCGCAACCCCGACGTGCGCGCGGCGATGTGCGAAGTGATGCGCACCTGGTTGCGGCGAGGGGTCGACGGTTTTCGCATCGATGCCGCCGCCGTGCTGGCCGAGGACCGGTACCTGCGCAACGACCCGCCCAACCCCGAGGCGGACAAGGCGCCCCCGCCCGAGCGGTACAAGCGCGTCTACACCAACTACCGGCCCGAAGTGCTGGACTGGCTCGCCGAACTGCGCCAGGCCGTCGAGCCTTTCGGAGACCGCGTGCTGCTCGGCGAGGTGGATACCTCGGGCGATCGCATCGCCGATTTCTACGGCAGTGCGGAGCGGCCGATCCTGCACCTGCCGCTCAACTACGGGCTGCTCGACGCGCCTTGGGAGGCGGACGGCGTGCGCAGGATGCTGGAGGACTACCTCGAGCTGGTGCTCGCGCAGGGCTGGCCGAACTGGGTGATAGGCGGTCACGACAAGAAACGCATGCATGACCTGCGCGGTCCCGAGCATCTGCGCGTGGTCGCCATGATGCTGCTCACGTTGCCGGGCACTTCCATCCTTTATGCCGGCGAGGAAATCGGAATGCGCGGCGCCCACGTTGAGCAGCCGCATGATCCTTTCGAACTTCTGGTGCCCGGCTGGGGCCTGGACCGGGATCCGCAGCGATCGCCCATGCAGTGGGACGCGACTGCGAACGCAGGCTTCACGCGAGGCCAGCCCTGGCTGCCGGCCGCCGAGGGATTCGAGCACTGCAACGTGGCGGCGCAGCGTGAGGATGCCGGCTCCCTGCTGACGCTGTATCGCGAACTGATCCGCCTGCGCCGATCGGACGCGGCGCTGCGCGAGGGCGCTTTCGAGCATCCGTTCGCGGCAGGCACGGTGCTGGGCTACACCCGACGCCATCGCAATCGCTGCCTCCTCGTTCTGCTGAACCTCGGCGGGACGCGGCAGATGGTGCGTCGTCCCGACGGGTGCCGTGCGAACGTACTTCTCGCCACCACGCAGGCGCCGCAGCACGCCGCCGCGCTCGACGGGACCGTGCCCTGCGAAGCCCACCAGGGACTCATCATCACGCTCGCCTGA